The following coding sequences lie in one Oncorhynchus kisutch isolate 150728-3 linkage group LG27, Okis_V2, whole genome shotgun sequence genomic window:
- the LOC109871916 gene encoding microtubule-associated protein 4 isoform X8, protein MLWGTMDLSLHDALTDGAPQSGPDNLVRRDFMASLEKETFDDKVGETVEKTDYRPLLDGKDGKGSSMKPGGQMGTGMQRQEPMGEKRPCPTGQQAAFNTDYLSGPVSSMMGKPGEGNQNKGMKDSNMPDSLMEVWTNPNSWAGGESRLQATAGLPLSSSNSVEESPYSDPLSPHGSHSQETGSGDERGSEGVNSSSKQQKRKKKKRRSREEVYDLLDRQEAPDAKEEEGETESGASDGPLSPSSPSKEESWECEIRGRGGGRVRGRKNKSRMKLPEEWGPTPQEPTTPHATQASVALESAMVNASGLLSSTLENISSLVAGPQTNPFSSFIEDTKPSHTPTAPPLTENPKPSHILTTDPALTNTFTSMFEQPSPAKVNMDWEAETPVKNTAATLHYEPMCIDDFKMPPPLATKDVLPPKKALSFTDKDYSDHSRPEVMSSTSDQKQLGPQSSPALSPQVSKTFLFLDSAMQTPQASTPASQPQSQTTTPQVPPPNTITSSSFQTTPPPLFSHSSQPGHDTPSPRPAVGSGLNPAAPPFIPTTLPLTEHQEPPLPEPPLLEVKAENKDKQEKADFFPKTDNLNIFEKTEKSDKMEKKEKEDASKKVDNADKTSKSEKILKDEEKFHKTEKNYTNEKVDKPEKTNKDEKMEKKENGEKTDKMVKAENNEKAGKGTAKSQTTNGSKQDLTSPDSKAKPAAGSTKPNSAKTRPTSLSTGDTAGPPKRSSPTSSSANKKSPVTKATTPTACTKQPTPAASQTPKATKSMTPENGPPVPKANGTANKNGSSTTTTTKPAGPRPSASAPSLRRNTVPKTDDTKPGDVKKPSTLKTTPTKPRVPRTSATAPSTPATNGEQPRRRITKPPVPKQTAMERKPPVPRAPRTPRPINAPLPDLKNVRSKIGSTDNMKYQPTGGKVQIQHKKVDLSKVTSKCGSKDNIKHKPGGGDVKNEAKANGNGNGKPKVGSMDNIGLEAGDGPIKAAGMPEKAAGKTSPPGGAPATGAGSMAKENGNKATPPPNPFGGDPMGMDKRIPETN, encoded by the exons GCTCCAGTATGAAGCCTGGAGGACAGATGGGGACTGGGATGCAGcggcaggaaccaatgggagagaAGCGTCCCTGTCCAACTGGACAACAGGCTGCCTTCAATACTGACTACCTTTCAG GCCCAGTGTCTAGTATGATGGGAAAGCCTGGTGAGGGGAACCAGAACAAAGGAATGAAGGACAGCAACATGCCAGACTCTCTCATGG AAGTTTGGACAAACCCAAACTCCTGGGCAGGTGGTGAGTCCAGGCTGCAAGCCACAGCgggtctccccctctcctccagcaactCAGTGGAGGAGAGCCCCTACTCCGACCCCCTCAGCCCACACGGCTCCCACAGCCAGGAGACCGGCTCTGGGGACGAGAGGGGGAGTGAAGGGgtcaacagcagcagcaagcagcagaagaggaagaagaagaaaaggagGTCCAGGGAGGAGGTGTATGACTTATtggacaggcaggaggctccagatgcaaaggaggaggagggcgagacagagagcggaGCCTCAGACGGCCCtctgagcccatcctccccaagcAAGGAGGAGAGCTGGGAGTGTGAGATccgagggaggggtgggggtagGGTCAGGGGCAGGAAGAATAAGAGCAGGATGAAGCTCCCAGAGGAGTGGGGGCCAACACCCCAGGAGCCAACGACACCTCATGCCACACAAGCGTCGGTGGCCCTGGAGTCTGCAATGGTAAATGCCTCTGGTCTCTTAAGTTCAACCCTGGAGAACATCTCCTCCCTCGTAGCCGGCCCCCAGACTAACCCCTTTAGCAGTTTTATAGAGGACACCAAACCCTCTCACACCCCCACTGCCCCACCCCTCACTGAGAACCCCAAACCCAGTCACATCCTCACCACAGACCCTGCCCTTACAAACACTTTTACCAGTATGTTTGAGCAACCTTCCCCTGCCAAGGTAAACATGGACTGGGAGGCTGAGACTCCTGTTAAAAACACTGCCGCTACCCTCCATTATGAACCCATGTGTATTGATGACTTTAAAATGCCCCCGCCCTTAGCCACTAAAGATGTCCTACCTCCCAAGAAGGCTCTGTCTTTCACTGACAAAGATTATTCTGATCATAGTCGTCCTGAGGTCATGTCGTCTACTTCTGACCAGAAGCAGCTGGGCCCTCAGAGCTCCCCGGCTCTTAGCCCCCAGGTCTCGAAGACCTTCCTCTTCCTAGACTCTGCCATGCAGACCCCCCAAGCCAGCACTCCTGCTTCACAGCCCCAGTCCCAGACGACCACACCCCAGGTCCCTCCTCCAAACAccatcacctcctcctctttccagaccactcctcctccactgttTAGCCACTCCTCCCAGCCTGGTCACGACACTCCCAGTCCCCGCCCTGCAGTGGGCTCAGGCCTCAACCCTGCAGCCCCGCCCTTTATCCCCACCACACTGCCACTCACAGAGCACCAGGAGCCACCGCTGCCAGAGCCCCCCCTGCTGGAAG TGAAAGCGGAGAATAAGGACAAACAAGAGAAGGCAGATTTCTTCCCAAAGACAGATAACTTGAACATATTTGAGAAGACGGAGAAGTCCGACAAGatggagaagaaagagaaagaagatgCATCTAAGAAAGTCGACAATGCCGACAAGACCTCAAAATCTGAGAAGATCCTCAAAGATGAAGAGAAGTTCCATAAGACGGAGAAGAATTATACAAATGAAAAAGTGGACAAGCCTGAGAAGACAAACAAAGATGAGAAGATGGAGAAGAAAGAAAATGGGGAGAAAACTGACAAGATGGTCAAAGCTGAAAATAATGAAAAGGCTGGGAAAGGTACTGCAAAGTCCCAAACAACCAACGGAAGCAAGCAGGACCTCACCAGCCCAGACAGTAAGGCCAAG CCTGCTGCTGGGTCAACCAAACCAAACTCTGCCAAAACACGGCCCACCTCTTTGTCCACTGGGGACACAGCTGGCCCCCCAAAACGTTCCTCCCCCACCTCAAGCTCTGCCAATAAAAAAAGCCCTGTTACCAAGGCAACCACTCCCACTGCTTGCACCAAGCAGCCAACGCCCGCTGCCAGTCAAACCCCTAAAGCCACCAAGTCCATG ACTCCGGAAAACGGTCCTCCTGTGCCAAAGGCCAATGGCACGGCAAATAAGAACGGTTCCTCGACAACCACCACTACTAAACCTGCTGGGCCACGCCCCTCTGCCAGTGCCCCCTCTCTGCGCCGCAACACCG TTCCCAAGACTGATGATACCAAGCCAGGTGACGTGAAGAAGCCTAGTACGCTGAAGACAACACCAA CCAAGCCCAGGGTGCCTCGCACCTCCGCCACAGCTCCGAGCACTCCTGCCACCAACGGGGAGCAGCCTCGCCGACGCATCACCAAACCCCCAGTGCCCAAGCAGACCGCTATGGAGAGGAAGCCACCTGTACCCAGAGCACCTAGGACTCCCAGACCTATCAACGCACCCCTGCCGGACTTAAAGAATGTGCGCTCCAAGATCGGCTCCACAGACAACATGAAGTACCAGCCTACCGGCGGCAAG GTCCAGATTCAGCATAAGAAGGTGGACTTGAGCAAAGTGACCTCCAAGTGTGGCTCTAAGGACAACATCAAGCACAAGCCAG GGGGTGGAGACGTGAAGAATGAGGCTAAGGCCAATGGCAATGGTAATGGGAAGCCCAAGGTGGGGTCAATGGACAATATTGGCCTTGAGGCAGGGGATGGACCAATCAAG GCTGCGGGGATGCCGGAGAAAGCTGCAGGGAAAACATCTCCCCCTGGTGGAGCTCCAGCTACAGGCGCAGGAAGCATGGCTAAGGAGAACGGGAATAAGGCGACACCTCCTCCTAATCCTTTTGGGGGTGACCCGATGGGCATGGACAAACGCATCCCTGAGACAA ATTGA
- the LOC109871916 gene encoding microtubule-associated protein 4 isoform X9, which produces MLWGTMDLSLHDALTDGAPQSGPDNLVRRDFMASLEKETFDDKVGETVEKTDYRPLLDGKDGKGSSMKPGGQMGTGMQRQEPMGEKRPCPTGQQAAFNTDYLSGPVSSMMGKPGEGNQNKGMKDSNMPDSLMEVWTNPNSWAGGESRLQATAGLPLSSSNSVEESPYSDPLSPHGSHSQETGSGDERGSEGVNSSSKQQKRKKKKRRSREEVYDLLDRQEAPDAKEEEGETESGASDGPLSPSSPSKEESWECEIRGRGGGRVRGRKNKSRMKLPEEWGPTPQEPTTPHATQASVALESAMVNASGLLSSTLENISSLVAGPQTNPFSSFIEDTKPSHTPTAPPLTENPKPSHILTTDPALTNTFTSMFEQPSPAKVNMDWEAETPVKNTAATLHYEPMCIDDFKMPPPLATKDVLPPKKALSFTDKDYSDHSRPEVMSSTSDQKQLGPQSSPALSPQVSKTFLFLDSAMQTPQASTPASQPQSQTTTPQVPPPNTITSSSFQTTPPPLFSHSSQPGHDTPSPRPAVGSGLNPAAPPFIPTTLPLTEHQEPPLPEPPLLEVKAENKDKQEKADFFPKTDNLNIFEKTEKSDKMEKKEKEDASKKVDNADKTSKSEKILKDEEKFHKTEKNYTNEKVDKPEKTNKDEKMEKKENGEKTDKMVKAENNEKAGKGTAKSQTTNGSKQDLTSPDSKAKTPENGPPVPKANGTANKNGSSTTTTTKPAGPRPSASAPSLRRNTVPKTDDTKPGDVKKPSTLKTTPTKPRVPRTSATAPSTPATNGEQPRRRITKPPVPKQTAMERKPPVPRAPRTPRPINAPLPDLKNVRSKIGSTDNMKYQPTGGKVSSAGASQSKDGPGKVMIVHKKLDFSHITSRCGSKDNIKHVPGGGNVQIQHKKVDLSKVTSKCGSKDNIKHKPGVSTTGGGDVKNEAKANGNGNGKPKVGSMDNIGLEAGDGPIKAAGMPEKAAGKTSPPGGAPATGAGSMAKENGNKATPPPNPFGGDPMGMDKRIPETN; this is translated from the exons GCTCCAGTATGAAGCCTGGAGGACAGATGGGGACTGGGATGCAGcggcaggaaccaatgggagagaAGCGTCCCTGTCCAACTGGACAACAGGCTGCCTTCAATACTGACTACCTTTCAG GCCCAGTGTCTAGTATGATGGGAAAGCCTGGTGAGGGGAACCAGAACAAAGGAATGAAGGACAGCAACATGCCAGACTCTCTCATGG AAGTTTGGACAAACCCAAACTCCTGGGCAGGTGGTGAGTCCAGGCTGCAAGCCACAGCgggtctccccctctcctccagcaactCAGTGGAGGAGAGCCCCTACTCCGACCCCCTCAGCCCACACGGCTCCCACAGCCAGGAGACCGGCTCTGGGGACGAGAGGGGGAGTGAAGGGgtcaacagcagcagcaagcagcagaagaggaagaagaagaaaaggagGTCCAGGGAGGAGGTGTATGACTTATtggacaggcaggaggctccagatgcaaaggaggaggagggcgagacagagagcggaGCCTCAGACGGCCCtctgagcccatcctccccaagcAAGGAGGAGAGCTGGGAGTGTGAGATccgagggaggggtgggggtagGGTCAGGGGCAGGAAGAATAAGAGCAGGATGAAGCTCCCAGAGGAGTGGGGGCCAACACCCCAGGAGCCAACGACACCTCATGCCACACAAGCGTCGGTGGCCCTGGAGTCTGCAATGGTAAATGCCTCTGGTCTCTTAAGTTCAACCCTGGAGAACATCTCCTCCCTCGTAGCCGGCCCCCAGACTAACCCCTTTAGCAGTTTTATAGAGGACACCAAACCCTCTCACACCCCCACTGCCCCACCCCTCACTGAGAACCCCAAACCCAGTCACATCCTCACCACAGACCCTGCCCTTACAAACACTTTTACCAGTATGTTTGAGCAACCTTCCCCTGCCAAGGTAAACATGGACTGGGAGGCTGAGACTCCTGTTAAAAACACTGCCGCTACCCTCCATTATGAACCCATGTGTATTGATGACTTTAAAATGCCCCCGCCCTTAGCCACTAAAGATGTCCTACCTCCCAAGAAGGCTCTGTCTTTCACTGACAAAGATTATTCTGATCATAGTCGTCCTGAGGTCATGTCGTCTACTTCTGACCAGAAGCAGCTGGGCCCTCAGAGCTCCCCGGCTCTTAGCCCCCAGGTCTCGAAGACCTTCCTCTTCCTAGACTCTGCCATGCAGACCCCCCAAGCCAGCACTCCTGCTTCACAGCCCCAGTCCCAGACGACCACACCCCAGGTCCCTCCTCCAAACAccatcacctcctcctctttccagaccactcctcctccactgttTAGCCACTCCTCCCAGCCTGGTCACGACACTCCCAGTCCCCGCCCTGCAGTGGGCTCAGGCCTCAACCCTGCAGCCCCGCCCTTTATCCCCACCACACTGCCACTCACAGAGCACCAGGAGCCACCGCTGCCAGAGCCCCCCCTGCTGGAAG TGAAAGCGGAGAATAAGGACAAACAAGAGAAGGCAGATTTCTTCCCAAAGACAGATAACTTGAACATATTTGAGAAGACGGAGAAGTCCGACAAGatggagaagaaagagaaagaagatgCATCTAAGAAAGTCGACAATGCCGACAAGACCTCAAAATCTGAGAAGATCCTCAAAGATGAAGAGAAGTTCCATAAGACGGAGAAGAATTATACAAATGAAAAAGTGGACAAGCCTGAGAAGACAAACAAAGATGAGAAGATGGAGAAGAAAGAAAATGGGGAGAAAACTGACAAGATGGTCAAAGCTGAAAATAATGAAAAGGCTGGGAAAGGTACTGCAAAGTCCCAAACAACCAACGGAAGCAAGCAGGACCTCACCAGCCCAGACAGTAAGGCCAAG ACTCCGGAAAACGGTCCTCCTGTGCCAAAGGCCAATGGCACGGCAAATAAGAACGGTTCCTCGACAACCACCACTACTAAACCTGCTGGGCCACGCCCCTCTGCCAGTGCCCCCTCTCTGCGCCGCAACACCG TTCCCAAGACTGATGATACCAAGCCAGGTGACGTGAAGAAGCCTAGTACGCTGAAGACAACACCAA CCAAGCCCAGGGTGCCTCGCACCTCCGCCACAGCTCCGAGCACTCCTGCCACCAACGGGGAGCAGCCTCGCCGACGCATCACCAAACCCCCAGTGCCCAAGCAGACCGCTATGGAGAGGAAGCCACCTGTACCCAGAGCACCTAGGACTCCCAGACCTATCAACGCACCCCTGCCGGACTTAAAGAATGTGCGCTCCAAGATCGGCTCCACAGACAACATGAAGTACCAGCCTACCGGCGGCAAG GTCTCCTCGGCGGGGGCTTCCCAATCCAAAGACGGCCCGGGCAAA GTTATGATAGTCCACAAAAAACTGGACTTCAGCCATATCACCTCTCGCTGTGGCTCCAAGGATAATATCAAGCATGTCCCTGGTGGAGGGAAT GTCCAGATTCAGCATAAGAAGGTGGACTTGAGCAAAGTGACCTCCAAGTGTGGCTCTAAGGACAACATCAAGCACAAGCCAG GTGTGTCCACTACAGGGGGTGGAGACGTGAAGAATGAGGCTAAGGCCAATGGCAATGGTAATGGGAAGCCCAAGGTGGGGTCAATGGACAATATTGGCCTTGAGGCAGGGGATGGACCAATCAAG GCTGCGGGGATGCCGGAGAAAGCTGCAGGGAAAACATCTCCCCCTGGTGGAGCTCCAGCTACAGGCGCAGGAAGCATGGCTAAGGAGAACGGGAATAAGGCGACACCTCCTCCTAATCCTTTTGGGGGTGACCCGATGGGCATGGACAAACGCATCCCTGAGACAA ATTGA
- the LOC109871916 gene encoding microtubule-associated protein 4 isoform X1 — translation MLWGTMDLSLHDALTDGAPQSGPDNLVRRDFMASLEKETFDDKVGETVEKTDYRPLLDGKDGKGSSMKPGGQMGTGMQRQEPMGEKRPCPTGQQAAFNTDYLSGPVSSMMGKPGEGNQNKGMKDSNMPDSLMEVWTNPNSWAGGESRLQATAGLPLSSSNSVEESPYSDPLSPHGSHSQETGSGDERGSEGVNSSSKQQKRKKKKRRSREEVYDLLDRQEAPDAKEEEGETESGASDGPLSPSSPSKEESWECEIRGRGGGRVRGRKNKSRMKLPEEWGPTPQEPTTPHATQASVALESAMVNASGLLSSTLENISSLVAGPQTNPFSSFIEDTKPSHTPTAPPLTENPKPSHILTTDPALTNTFTSMFEQPSPAKVNMDWEAETPVKNTAATLHYEPMCIDDFKMPPPLATKDVLPPKKALSFTDKDYSDHSRPEVMSSTSDQKQLGPQSSPALSPQVSKTFLFLDSAMQTPQASTPASQPQSQTTTPQVPPPNTITSSSFQTTPPPLFSHSSQPGHDTPSPRPAVGSGLNPAAPPFIPTTLPLTEHQEPPLPEPPLLEVKAENKDKQEKADFFPKTDNLNIFEKTEKSDKMEKKEKEDASKKVDNADKTSKSEKILKDEEKFHKTEKNYTNEKVDKPEKTNKDEKMEKKENGEKTDKMVKAENNEKAGKGTAKSQTTNGSKQDLTSPDSKAKPAAGSTKPNSAKTRPTSLSTGDTAGPPKRSSPTSSSANKKSPVTKATTPTACTKQPTPAASQTPKATKSMTPENGPPVPKANGTANKNGSSTTTTTKPAGPRPSASAPSLRRNTVPKTDDTKPGDVKKPSTLKTTPTKPRVPRTSATAPSTPATNGEQPRRRITKPPVPKQTAMERKPPVPRAPRTPRPINAPLPDLKNVRSKIGSTDNMKYQPTGGKVSSAGASQSKDGPGKVMIVHKKLDFSHITSRCGSKDNIKHVPGGGNVQIQHKKVDLSKVTSKCGSKDNIKHKPGVSTTGGGDVKNEAKANGNGNGKPKVGSMDNIGLEAGDGPIKAAGMPEKAAGKTSPPGGAPATGAGSMAKENGNKATPPPNPFGGDPMGMDKRIPETN, via the exons GCTCCAGTATGAAGCCTGGAGGACAGATGGGGACTGGGATGCAGcggcaggaaccaatgggagagaAGCGTCCCTGTCCAACTGGACAACAGGCTGCCTTCAATACTGACTACCTTTCAG GCCCAGTGTCTAGTATGATGGGAAAGCCTGGTGAGGGGAACCAGAACAAAGGAATGAAGGACAGCAACATGCCAGACTCTCTCATGG AAGTTTGGACAAACCCAAACTCCTGGGCAGGTGGTGAGTCCAGGCTGCAAGCCACAGCgggtctccccctctcctccagcaactCAGTGGAGGAGAGCCCCTACTCCGACCCCCTCAGCCCACACGGCTCCCACAGCCAGGAGACCGGCTCTGGGGACGAGAGGGGGAGTGAAGGGgtcaacagcagcagcaagcagcagaagaggaagaagaagaaaaggagGTCCAGGGAGGAGGTGTATGACTTATtggacaggcaggaggctccagatgcaaaggaggaggagggcgagacagagagcggaGCCTCAGACGGCCCtctgagcccatcctccccaagcAAGGAGGAGAGCTGGGAGTGTGAGATccgagggaggggtgggggtagGGTCAGGGGCAGGAAGAATAAGAGCAGGATGAAGCTCCCAGAGGAGTGGGGGCCAACACCCCAGGAGCCAACGACACCTCATGCCACACAAGCGTCGGTGGCCCTGGAGTCTGCAATGGTAAATGCCTCTGGTCTCTTAAGTTCAACCCTGGAGAACATCTCCTCCCTCGTAGCCGGCCCCCAGACTAACCCCTTTAGCAGTTTTATAGAGGACACCAAACCCTCTCACACCCCCACTGCCCCACCCCTCACTGAGAACCCCAAACCCAGTCACATCCTCACCACAGACCCTGCCCTTACAAACACTTTTACCAGTATGTTTGAGCAACCTTCCCCTGCCAAGGTAAACATGGACTGGGAGGCTGAGACTCCTGTTAAAAACACTGCCGCTACCCTCCATTATGAACCCATGTGTATTGATGACTTTAAAATGCCCCCGCCCTTAGCCACTAAAGATGTCCTACCTCCCAAGAAGGCTCTGTCTTTCACTGACAAAGATTATTCTGATCATAGTCGTCCTGAGGTCATGTCGTCTACTTCTGACCAGAAGCAGCTGGGCCCTCAGAGCTCCCCGGCTCTTAGCCCCCAGGTCTCGAAGACCTTCCTCTTCCTAGACTCTGCCATGCAGACCCCCCAAGCCAGCACTCCTGCTTCACAGCCCCAGTCCCAGACGACCACACCCCAGGTCCCTCCTCCAAACAccatcacctcctcctctttccagaccactcctcctccactgttTAGCCACTCCTCCCAGCCTGGTCACGACACTCCCAGTCCCCGCCCTGCAGTGGGCTCAGGCCTCAACCCTGCAGCCCCGCCCTTTATCCCCACCACACTGCCACTCACAGAGCACCAGGAGCCACCGCTGCCAGAGCCCCCCCTGCTGGAAG TGAAAGCGGAGAATAAGGACAAACAAGAGAAGGCAGATTTCTTCCCAAAGACAGATAACTTGAACATATTTGAGAAGACGGAGAAGTCCGACAAGatggagaagaaagagaaagaagatgCATCTAAGAAAGTCGACAATGCCGACAAGACCTCAAAATCTGAGAAGATCCTCAAAGATGAAGAGAAGTTCCATAAGACGGAGAAGAATTATACAAATGAAAAAGTGGACAAGCCTGAGAAGACAAACAAAGATGAGAAGATGGAGAAGAAAGAAAATGGGGAGAAAACTGACAAGATGGTCAAAGCTGAAAATAATGAAAAGGCTGGGAAAGGTACTGCAAAGTCCCAAACAACCAACGGAAGCAAGCAGGACCTCACCAGCCCAGACAGTAAGGCCAAG CCTGCTGCTGGGTCAACCAAACCAAACTCTGCCAAAACACGGCCCACCTCTTTGTCCACTGGGGACACAGCTGGCCCCCCAAAACGTTCCTCCCCCACCTCAAGCTCTGCCAATAAAAAAAGCCCTGTTACCAAGGCAACCACTCCCACTGCTTGCACCAAGCAGCCAACGCCCGCTGCCAGTCAAACCCCTAAAGCCACCAAGTCCATG ACTCCGGAAAACGGTCCTCCTGTGCCAAAGGCCAATGGCACGGCAAATAAGAACGGTTCCTCGACAACCACCACTACTAAACCTGCTGGGCCACGCCCCTCTGCCAGTGCCCCCTCTCTGCGCCGCAACACCG TTCCCAAGACTGATGATACCAAGCCAGGTGACGTGAAGAAGCCTAGTACGCTGAAGACAACACCAA CCAAGCCCAGGGTGCCTCGCACCTCCGCCACAGCTCCGAGCACTCCTGCCACCAACGGGGAGCAGCCTCGCCGACGCATCACCAAACCCCCAGTGCCCAAGCAGACCGCTATGGAGAGGAAGCCACCTGTACCCAGAGCACCTAGGACTCCCAGACCTATCAACGCACCCCTGCCGGACTTAAAGAATGTGCGCTCCAAGATCGGCTCCACAGACAACATGAAGTACCAGCCTACCGGCGGCAAG GTCTCCTCGGCGGGGGCTTCCCAATCCAAAGACGGCCCGGGCAAA GTTATGATAGTCCACAAAAAACTGGACTTCAGCCATATCACCTCTCGCTGTGGCTCCAAGGATAATATCAAGCATGTCCCTGGTGGAGGGAAT GTCCAGATTCAGCATAAGAAGGTGGACTTGAGCAAAGTGACCTCCAAGTGTGGCTCTAAGGACAACATCAAGCACAAGCCAG GTGTGTCCACTACAGGGGGTGGAGACGTGAAGAATGAGGCTAAGGCCAATGGCAATGGTAATGGGAAGCCCAAGGTGGGGTCAATGGACAATATTGGCCTTGAGGCAGGGGATGGACCAATCAAG GCTGCGGGGATGCCGGAGAAAGCTGCAGGGAAAACATCTCCCCCTGGTGGAGCTCCAGCTACAGGCGCAGGAAGCATGGCTAAGGAGAACGGGAATAAGGCGACACCTCCTCCTAATCCTTTTGGGGGTGACCCGATGGGCATGGACAAACGCATCCCTGAGACAA ATTGA